A region of Nocardioides alkalitolerans DNA encodes the following proteins:
- a CDS encoding FHA domain-containing protein has product MVIATVVGATVGVCSGLGVLVALLRRQEAREGVAGPRPDHEATVPLPLRPSAAAVVPTSSATVSPTVSPTDSPVDADPGPRRTRPMPTSVRPLPVRPVTAPVATPAPAPSALRAARPTPRPGPPPVPGPRRDPRAAPVATPSAAGSARGVLAGDEIALVSTSGLLFRVPSGAVLGRSRGCRVRLSDARVSRQHAVLYKARGGWWIGDLGSTNGTTVDGVLVQGAAPVREGSTVLVGGAGGVVLLALRAIEASHVGSPTAAA; this is encoded by the coding sequence GTGGTGATCGCAACGGTCGTGGGAGCGACCGTCGGTGTCTGCTCGGGGCTGGGGGTGCTCGTGGCCCTGCTGCGTCGTCAGGAGGCCCGGGAGGGCGTCGCCGGGCCCCGCCCGGACCACGAGGCGACGGTGCCGCTCCCGCTGCGACCGTCGGCCGCTGCCGTCGTGCCGACGAGCAGTGCCACGGTCAGCCCCACCGTCAGCCCCACGGACAGCCCCGTCGACGCGGATCCCGGCCCGCGTCGTACCCGGCCGATGCCGACCTCGGTGCGTCCGCTGCCGGTGCGCCCGGTGACCGCTCCGGTCGCGACCCCCGCCCCGGCGCCGTCGGCGCTGCGCGCGGCGCGGCCGACGCCCCGTCCCGGACCCCCGCCGGTCCCCGGCCCGCGCCGGGACCCGCGCGCGGCACCGGTCGCGACGCCGTCGGCGGCCGGATCCGCGCGGGGGGTGCTCGCCGGTGACGAGATCGCCCTGGTGTCGACCTCGGGCCTGCTCTTCCGCGTGCCGTCCGGGGCGGTCCTGGGGCGCTCGCGGGGGTGCCGGGTGCGGCTCTCGGACGCGCGGGTCTCGCGCCAGCACGCGGTGCTCTACAAGGCGCGCGGCGGCTGGTGGATCGGCGACCTGGGCAGCACCAACGGCACGACTGTCGACGGTGTGCTCGTGCAGGGCGCCGCGCCCGTGCGGGAGGGGTCGACCGTGCTGGTCGGTGGCGCTGGCGGTGTCGTGCTCCTGGCGCTGCGCGCCATCGAGGCGAGCCACGTCGGCTCGCCGACGGCCGCCGCCTGA
- the disA gene encoding DNA integrity scanning diadenylate cyclase DisA, with protein MLRMREVLALTAPGTALRDGLERILRGRTGALIVLGRDALVESISTGGFELDVPFTATGLRELAKMDGGIIVDSGLTKIHRAAVHLMPDHTIPSFETGTRHRTADRVARQTGFPVISVSQSMQIIAAYVGESRHVLEDSGQILSRANQAIATLERYKLRLDEVATTLSALEIEDLVTVRDVAVVAQRMEMVTRIAREIEDYVLELGTDGRLLSLQLEELVSGVDAERELVVRDYLPSGRRSPTPEKLLERLETLSATELVDPASVAKALGLGTSEHLDGAVAPRGYRLLAKVPRLPGAVVDRLIEHFGTLQKLLSAGIDDLQAVEGVGELRARNVREGLSRLAESSILERYV; from the coding sequence ATGCTGCGCATGCGGGAGGTGCTCGCGCTGACGGCGCCGGGCACCGCGCTGCGCGACGGTCTCGAACGCATCCTCCGCGGGCGCACCGGCGCCCTCATCGTGCTCGGCCGGGACGCGCTCGTGGAGTCCATCTCCACCGGCGGCTTCGAGCTCGACGTCCCGTTCACCGCCACCGGCCTGCGCGAGCTGGCGAAGATGGACGGCGGCATCATCGTCGACAGCGGCCTGACGAAGATCCACCGCGCGGCCGTGCACCTCATGCCCGACCACACCATCCCCTCGTTCGAGACGGGCACGCGGCACCGCACCGCCGACCGGGTGGCCCGCCAGACCGGGTTCCCCGTGATCTCGGTGTCCCAGTCGATGCAGATCATCGCGGCGTACGTCGGCGAGAGCCGGCACGTGCTCGAGGACTCCGGCCAGATCCTCTCCCGCGCCAACCAGGCGATCGCGACGCTGGAGCGCTACAAGCTGCGGCTCGACGAGGTCGCGACCACGCTGTCCGCGCTCGAGATCGAGGACCTGGTGACCGTCCGCGACGTCGCGGTCGTGGCGCAGCGCATGGAGATGGTCACGCGGATCGCGCGGGAGATCGAGGACTACGTGCTCGAGCTCGGCACCGACGGCCGCCTGCTGTCGCTGCAGCTCGAGGAGCTCGTCTCCGGCGTCGACGCCGAGCGCGAGCTCGTCGTGCGCGACTACCTGCCGTCGGGCCGCCGCTCCCCCACCCCGGAGAAGCTCCTCGAGCGGCTCGAGACGCTGTCGGCGACCGAGCTGGTGGACCCGGCGTCGGTCGCCAAGGCGCTGGGCCTGGGCACGAGCGAGCACCTCGACGGCGCCGTCGCGCCCCGGGGCTACCGGCTCCTCGCCAAGGTGCCGCGGCTGCCCGGCGCGGTCGTCGACCGCCTCATCGAGCACTTCGGCACCCTGCAGAAGCTGCTGTCCGCCGGCATCGACGACCTGCAGGCCGTCGAGGGCGTCGGCGAGCTCCGCGCCCGCAACGTGCGCGAGGGCCTCTCCCGCCTCGCGGAGTCGAGCATCCTCGAGCGGTACGTCTGA
- a CDS encoding A/G-specific adenine glycosylase, whose product MRATPEIPAVDDVPGLHDAVLGWYDEHARDLPWRGVGASPWSVMVSEFMLQQTPVARVLPVHAAWMETWPTPADLAAASTGEAVRAWGRLGYPRRALRLHAAATAIVAEHGGEVPRSYTDLLALPGVGDYTAAAIASFAYGQRHVVLDTNVRRVIARVAAGQELPPRSVTTAERALAASLLPDAPADAATWNVGLMELGALVCSAASPACERCPVLDRCAWVAAGRPAYEGPARVAQTYAGTDRQCRGRLLAVVRDAEGPVALSTLEAAWAIPEQRDRCLASLVEDGLVARVGPASYALP is encoded by the coding sequence GTGCGCGCCACACCGGAGATCCCCGCCGTCGACGACGTGCCCGGGCTGCACGACGCCGTCCTCGGCTGGTACGACGAGCACGCCCGCGACCTGCCCTGGCGCGGCGTCGGGGCGAGCCCGTGGTCGGTCATGGTCTCGGAGTTCATGCTCCAGCAGACACCGGTCGCCCGGGTGCTGCCGGTGCACGCCGCGTGGATGGAGACGTGGCCGACGCCGGCCGACCTGGCCGCGGCCAGCACCGGAGAGGCCGTGCGCGCCTGGGGACGGCTCGGCTACCCGCGACGCGCCCTGCGCCTCCACGCCGCGGCGACGGCGATCGTGGCGGAGCACGGGGGCGAGGTGCCCCGCTCCTACACCGACCTCCTGGCCCTCCCCGGCGTCGGCGACTACACGGCGGCGGCCATCGCGTCGTTCGCCTACGGGCAGCGCCACGTCGTGCTCGACACGAACGTACGGCGCGTGATCGCCCGCGTCGCCGCCGGCCAGGAGCTCCCGCCGCGCTCGGTCACGACGGCCGAGCGCGCGCTGGCCGCCTCCCTGCTGCCCGACGCCCCCGCCGACGCCGCGACCTGGAACGTGGGCCTCATGGAGCTCGGCGCCCTCGTCTGTTCCGCGGCCTCCCCCGCCTGCGAGCGCTGCCCCGTGCTCGACCGGTGCGCGTGGGTGGCGGCGGGCCGCCCCGCCTACGAAGGCCCCGCGCGGGTGGCCCAGACCTACGCCGGCACCGACCGGCAGTGCCGCGGACGCCTCCTGGCCGTCGTGCGCGACGCCGAGGGGCCGGTCGCCTTGTCGACATTGGAGGCCGCGTGGGCGATCCCGGAGCAGCGCGACCGGTGCCTCGCCAGCCTCGTCGAGGACGGCCTGGTCGCGCGGGTCGGCCCCGCGTCGTACGCCCTCCCCTGA
- the dapD gene encoding 2,3,4,5-tetrahydropyridine-2,6-dicarboxylate N-succinyltransferase yields the protein MPDDAARPAPTAAPTAAWGVGLATVAADGTVLDVWFPAPALGPAPHADAADELAGVELDALAGVDELRGVTREVRRVEIDDLQAAPTSTEEVWLRLHLLSARLVTPHSISLDGQFGLLANVVWTSAGPCAVEGFELTRARLRAAGQHVSVYGVDKFPRMTDYVLPTGVRIADADRVRLGAHLAPGTTVMHEGFVNFNAGTLGASMVEGRISAGVVVGDGSDIGGSASIMGTLSGGGKQVISIGRRCLLGANAGIGISLGDDCVVEAGTYVTAGAKVVVTEPGAEPRTVKAAELSGASNVLFRRNSVSGALEAVPWKSEGVTLNAALHAND from the coding sequence CTGCCCGACGACGCCGCACGCCCGGCCCCGACCGCCGCCCCCACCGCCGCCTGGGGCGTCGGCCTCGCCACGGTCGCCGCCGACGGCACCGTGCTCGACGTCTGGTTCCCCGCCCCGGCGCTCGGGCCCGCCCCCCACGCCGACGCCGCCGACGAGCTGGCGGGCGTCGAGCTCGACGCGCTGGCCGGTGTCGACGAGCTGCGCGGGGTGACGCGCGAGGTCCGCCGGGTCGAGATCGACGACCTGCAGGCCGCGCCGACGTCGACGGAGGAGGTCTGGCTGCGCCTCCACCTGCTCTCGGCGCGCCTCGTGACGCCCCACAGCATCTCCCTCGACGGCCAGTTCGGCCTGCTCGCCAACGTGGTGTGGACGTCGGCCGGCCCCTGCGCGGTCGAGGGCTTCGAGCTCACCCGGGCGCGGCTGCGGGCCGCGGGCCAGCACGTCAGCGTGTACGGGGTCGACAAGTTCCCCCGGATGACGGACTACGTGCTGCCCACCGGCGTCCGCATCGCCGACGCCGACCGCGTGCGCCTCGGCGCCCACCTCGCGCCGGGCACGACGGTCATGCACGAGGGCTTCGTCAACTTCAACGCCGGCACCCTCGGCGCCTCGATGGTCGAGGGTCGCATCTCGGCGGGCGTCGTCGTCGGCGACGGCTCCGACATCGGCGGCAGCGCGTCGATCATGGGCACGCTGTCGGGCGGCGGCAAGCAGGTCATCTCCATCGGCCGCCGCTGCCTCCTGGGCGCCAACGCCGGCATCGGCATCTCGCTCGGCGACGACTGCGTCGTCGAGGCCGGCACCTACGTGACGGCCGGCGCCAAGGTGGTCGTCACCGAGCCGGGCGCCGAGCCCCGCACCGTCAAGGCGGCCGAGCTCTCGGGCGCCTCCAACGTGCTGTTCCGGCGCAACTCCGTGTCGGGTGCGCTCGAGGCCGTGCCGTGGAAGAGCGAGGGCGTCACGCTCAACGCCGCGCTCCACGCCAACGACTGA
- a CDS encoding PAS domain S-box protein: MVAMARVGADGLVAPTLHAGIVEAMPDAVVVADPEGRIVLTNPRAAEVFGWSEDELVGRPIEILMPPRYRARHPRLRKGYAGLRMNLLELRGYRKDGTEFPAEISLATIVEGASTWVCATVRDITERKRSEERFRQLVDAAPDPLVITDAAGTIVLASEQAQAVFGYTGDELVGEPIEVLVPTRYHETHRRMRQRFAANPRFRPMGSGQELYARHRDGSEIPVSISLAPLVTEDEVLLSASIRDLTERNRVQTQVDQVREDLVATVSHEMRTPLTSIIGYLELVLDSTEPLPPAARSMLEVVHQNAYRELGLVNDLLTVASVGSEGPSASTVDMAEVVAAAVAQARVLAQDRGVDLQVDADPGARPVSGRAHRLRQVVDNLVSNALKFTPAGGSVRVTCSDLDGRTTVTVEDTGTGIEPDELPMVFERLYRTRAAVDACTPGVGIGLSLVRSITQGHGGTVEVRSTPGTGTTVRVRLPYAAA; encoded by the coding sequence ATGGTGGCCATGGCGCGCGTCGGGGCCGACGGCCTCGTCGCGCCGACCCTGCACGCCGGCATCGTCGAGGCGATGCCGGACGCCGTCGTCGTGGCCGACCCGGAGGGCCGCATCGTGCTCACCAACCCGCGCGCCGCCGAGGTGTTCGGCTGGAGCGAGGACGAGCTCGTGGGCCGCCCCATCGAGATCCTGATGCCGCCGCGCTACCGCGCCCGGCACCCGCGACTGCGCAAGGGGTACGCCGGCCTGCGGATGAACCTGCTCGAGCTGCGGGGCTACCGCAAGGACGGCACCGAGTTCCCCGCCGAGATCTCGCTCGCCACCATCGTCGAGGGCGCGAGCACGTGGGTGTGCGCGACGGTCCGCGACATCACCGAGCGCAAGCGCTCCGAGGAGCGCTTCCGCCAGCTCGTGGACGCCGCGCCCGACCCGCTCGTCATCACGGACGCCGCCGGCACGATCGTGCTGGCGAGCGAGCAGGCCCAGGCCGTGTTCGGCTACACCGGCGACGAGCTCGTCGGCGAGCCCATCGAGGTGCTGGTGCCGACCCGCTACCACGAGACCCACCGCCGGATGCGCCAGCGGTTCGCGGCCAACCCGCGGTTCCGGCCCATGGGCTCCGGCCAGGAGCTCTACGCCCGCCACCGGGACGGCTCGGAGATCCCCGTGTCCATCTCGCTGGCCCCGCTCGTCACCGAGGACGAGGTGCTGCTCTCGGCCTCCATCCGCGACCTCACCGAGCGCAACCGCGTGCAGACGCAGGTCGACCAGGTGCGCGAGGACCTCGTCGCGACGGTGTCGCACGAGATGCGCACGCCCCTGACCTCGATCATCGGCTACCTCGAGCTCGTGCTGGACAGCACCGAGCCGCTGCCCCCGGCCGCGCGGAGCATGCTCGAGGTGGTGCACCAGAACGCCTACCGCGAGCTCGGGCTCGTCAACGACCTGCTGACCGTCGCGTCCGTGGGCTCGGAGGGCCCGTCGGCGAGCACCGTGGACATGGCGGAGGTCGTCGCGGCGGCGGTCGCCCAGGCCCGGGTGCTGGCGCAGGACCGCGGTGTCGACCTGCAGGTCGACGCGGACCCGGGCGCGCGGCCGGTGAGCGGTCGGGCGCACCGCCTGCGCCAGGTCGTCGACAACCTCGTCTCCAACGCCCTGAAGTTCACGCCCGCCGGCGGGAGCGTGCGCGTGACGTGCAGCGACCTCGACGGACGCACCACGGTGACCGTCGAGGACACCGGCACCGGCATCGAGCCCGACGAGCTGCCGATGGTCTTCGAGCGGCTCTACCGCACCCGCGCGGCCGTCGACGCGTGCACCCCCGGCGTCGGCATCGGGCTCTCCCTCGTCCGCAGCATCACCCAGGGGCACGGCGGCACCGTCGAGGTGCGCAGCACGCCGGGCACCGGCACCACGGTGCGGGTGCGGCTCCCGTACGCCGCGGCCTGA
- a CDS encoding ATP-dependent Clp protease ATP-binding subunit, with protein sequence MFERFTDRARRVVVLAQEEARMLSHNYIGTEHILLGLIHEGEGVAAKALESLDISLEAVRAQVEEIIGQGQQAPSGHIPFTPRAKKVLELSLREALQLGHSYIGTEHILLGLIREGEGVAAQVLQKLGADLNRVRQQVIQLLSGFQGKESSGAAAATGGSGSEAPSSSLVLDQFGRNLTQAAREGKLDPVIGRGTEIERVMQILSRRTKNNPVLIGEPGVGKTTVVEGLAQDIVKGNVPETLKDKHIYTLDLGALVAGSRYRGDFEERLKKVLKEIRTRGDIVLFIDEIHTLVGAGAAEGAIDAASILKPMLARGELQTIGATTLDEYRKYLEKDAALERRFQPIQVAEPSIAHTIEMLKGLRDRYEAHHRVTITDEALVSAATLADRYISDRFLPDKAIDLIDEAGSRLRIKRMTAPADLKEYDEKIADVRVRKEAAIDGQDFEAAAALRDEEKQLILKKADREKQWRAGDMDEVAEVDEELIAEVLAVATGIPIVKLSEEESSRLLKMEDELHKRVIGQEEAVKALSRAIRRTRAGLKDPKRPGGSFIFAGPSGVGKTWLSKTLAEFLFGDEDALIQLDMSEFGEKHTVSRLFGSPPGYVGYEEGGQLTEKVRRKPFSVVLFDEVEKAHPDIFNSLLQILEEGRLTDSQGRVVDFKNTVIIMTTNLGTRDIAKGVNLGFAQTGDAAGSYDRMKSKVSEELKQHFRPEFLNRVDEIIVFPPLNQEQIIAMVDNMIANVDKRLKDRDMSIELTQTAKDLLAKRGFDPVLGARPLRRTIQREVEDVLAEKMLFGEVGPGQIVLIDVEGEGPTATFTFQGQKVGTLPDVPPFETADMGKVDPTAETEGPVDIEKRPEE encoded by the coding sequence ATGTTCGAGCGGTTCACTGACCGAGCCCGTCGGGTGGTCGTGCTGGCCCAGGAAGAGGCCCGCATGCTCTCCCACAACTACATCGGCACCGAGCACATCCTGCTCGGCCTGATCCACGAGGGTGAGGGTGTCGCGGCGAAGGCCCTGGAGAGCCTCGACATCTCGCTGGAGGCGGTCCGGGCCCAGGTCGAGGAGATCATCGGCCAGGGCCAGCAGGCGCCCAGCGGGCACATCCCGTTCACCCCCCGAGCCAAGAAGGTGCTCGAGCTGTCGCTGCGCGAGGCGCTGCAGCTCGGTCATTCCTACATCGGCACCGAGCACATCCTGCTGGGCCTGATCCGCGAGGGCGAGGGTGTCGCCGCGCAGGTCCTGCAGAAGCTCGGCGCCGACCTCAACCGCGTGCGGCAGCAGGTCATCCAGCTGCTCAGCGGCTTCCAGGGCAAGGAGAGCTCCGGCGCGGCGGCCGCCACCGGCGGCAGCGGCAGCGAGGCCCCCTCCTCCTCCCTCGTGCTCGACCAGTTCGGGCGCAACCTCACCCAGGCGGCCCGCGAGGGCAAGCTCGACCCGGTGATCGGTCGCGGCACCGAGATCGAGCGGGTCATGCAGATCCTCTCGCGGCGCACGAAGAACAACCCGGTCCTCATCGGTGAGCCCGGCGTCGGCAAGACGACGGTCGTCGAGGGCCTGGCGCAGGACATCGTCAAGGGCAACGTGCCGGAGACGCTCAAGGACAAGCACATCTACACGCTCGACCTGGGTGCGCTCGTGGCCGGATCGCGCTACCGCGGTGACTTCGAGGAGCGCCTCAAGAAGGTGCTCAAGGAGATCCGCACCCGCGGCGACATCGTGCTGTTCATCGACGAGATCCACACGCTCGTCGGTGCCGGCGCGGCCGAGGGCGCGATCGACGCCGCGAGCATCCTCAAGCCGATGCTGGCCCGTGGCGAGCTGCAGACGATCGGCGCGACGACGCTGGACGAGTACCGGAAGTACCTGGAGAAGGACGCCGCGCTCGAGCGCCGCTTCCAGCCGATCCAGGTGGCCGAGCCGTCGATCGCCCACACGATCGAGATGCTCAAGGGCCTGCGCGACCGCTACGAGGCGCACCACCGCGTCACCATCACCGACGAGGCCCTGGTCTCGGCGGCGACGCTGGCCGACCGCTACATCTCCGACCGCTTCCTGCCCGACAAGGCGATCGACCTCATCGACGAGGCCGGCTCGCGCCTGCGCATCAAGCGCATGACGGCGCCCGCCGACCTGAAGGAGTACGACGAGAAGATCGCCGACGTCCGGGTCCGCAAGGAGGCCGCGATCGACGGCCAGGACTTCGAGGCCGCCGCTGCGCTCCGCGACGAGGAGAAGCAGCTCATCCTGAAGAAGGCCGACCGCGAGAAGCAGTGGCGCGCGGGCGACATGGACGAGGTCGCGGAGGTCGACGAGGAGCTGATCGCCGAGGTGCTGGCGGTCGCGACGGGCATCCCGATCGTGAAGCTCAGCGAGGAGGAGTCCAGCCGTCTGCTCAAGATGGAGGACGAGCTCCACAAGCGTGTCATCGGCCAGGAGGAGGCCGTCAAGGCCCTCTCCCGGGCCATCCGTCGCACGCGTGCCGGTCTCAAGGACCCGAAGCGTCCCGGTGGTTCGTTCATCTTCGCCGGTCCGTCCGGTGTTGGTAAGACGTGGCTGTCGAAGACGCTCGCGGAGTTCCTGTTCGGTGACGAGGACGCGCTGATCCAGCTCGACATGAGCGAGTTCGGCGAGAAGCACACGGTGTCGCGTCTCTTCGGTTCCCCGCCGGGATACGTGGGTTACGAAGAGGGCGGCCAGCTCACCGAGAAGGTGCGTCGCAAGCCGTTCTCCGTCGTCCTCTTCGACGAGGTCGAGAAGGCGCACCCGGATATCTTCAACTCGCTCCTGCAGATCCTCGAGGAGGGTCGACTCACCGATTCCCAGGGTCGGGTCGTCGACTTCAAGAACACGGTCATCATCATGACGACCAACCTCGGCACGCGGGACATCGCGAAGGGCGTCAACCTCGGTTTCGCCCAGACCGGTGACGCCGCGGGTTCCTACGACCGGATGAAGTCGAAGGTGTCGGAGGAGCTCAAGCAGCACTTCCGTCCGGAGTTCCTCAACCGTGTCGACGAGATCATCGTGTTCCCGCCCCTGAACCAGGAGCAGATCATCGCGATGGTCGACAACATGATCGCCAACGTCGACAAGCGCCTGAAGGACCGGGACATGTCGATCGAGCTCACGCAGACCGCGAAGGACCTGCTCGCCAAGCGGGGCTTCGACCCGGTGCTCGGCGCGCGTCCGCTGCGGCGCACGATCCAGCGCGAGGTCGAGGACGTGCTGGCCGAGAAGATGCTGTTCGGCGAGGTCGGCCCCGGCCAGATCGTGCTGATCGACGTCGAGGGCGAGGGTCCGACCGCGACCTTCACCTTCCAGGGCCAGAAGGTCGGCACCCTGCCCGACGTGCCCCCGTTCGAGACGGCGGACATGGGCAAGGTCGACCCCACGGCGGAGACCGAGGGTCCGGTGGACATCGAGAAGCGCCCCGAGGAGTGA
- a CDS encoding Lsr2 family protein, translated as MAQKVHIVLVDDIDGSEATETVTFGLDGVTYEIDLNDEHAAALRDAVAPYVGHARRAGGQRRQRSSSRSTAAATTDGPSTKEIREWARENGWDVPDRGRVSSEIREAYDAAH; from the coding sequence ATGGCACAGAAGGTCCACATCGTCCTCGTCGACGACATCGACGGTTCCGAGGCAACCGAGACGGTCACCTTCGGTCTCGACGGCGTCACCTACGAGATCGACCTCAACGACGAGCACGCCGCTGCGCTGCGGGACGCGGTCGCGCCGTACGTCGGCCACGCGCGCCGCGCCGGCGGCCAGCGCCGCCAGCGCTCGTCGTCGCGCTCCACCGCGGCGGCCACGACGGACGGCCCCAGCACCAAGGAGATCCGCGAGTGGGCGCGCGAGAACGGGTGGGACGTGCCCGACCGCGGTCGCGTCTCCTCCGAGATCCGCGAGGCGTACGACGCGGCGCACTGA
- the nadC gene encoding carboxylating nicotinate-nucleotide diphosphorylase — MSTSLSTTPYDALPAPLVAELEAAGLDPRATYAAVAAALVEDVPDGDVTSLATIPVDARGTADFGAREAGTVAGLVLAELAFRAVLGDDVEVTGRVPDGTEVKAGDAVMSVAGPTRGLLTAERVALNYACHLSGVATATAAWVAALEGTDARVLDTRKTLPGLRALQKYAVRCGGGVNHRFSLSDVAMVKDNHVVAAGGVVPAFEAVRATYPDLHVVVEVTGLEQLRALLVAGCTWVLLDNMDAATMTAAVALNEELTQGRATLEASGGLTIERAREVAATGVDYISVGALTHSVKVFDLGLDLRG; from the coding sequence GTGAGCACCTCCCTGAGCACCACCCCGTACGACGCGTTGCCGGCCCCGCTGGTCGCGGAGCTGGAGGCGGCGGGCCTCGACCCGCGGGCCACGTACGCCGCGGTCGCCGCCGCCCTCGTCGAGGACGTGCCCGACGGGGACGTGACGAGCCTGGCCACGATCCCGGTGGACGCGCGGGGCACCGCCGACTTCGGGGCGCGCGAGGCGGGCACCGTCGCCGGACTCGTGCTGGCCGAGCTGGCCTTCCGGGCGGTCCTGGGCGACGACGTCGAGGTGACCGGTCGCGTCCCGGACGGCACCGAGGTGAAGGCCGGCGACGCCGTCATGAGCGTCGCGGGCCCGACCCGCGGCCTGCTGACGGCGGAGCGGGTGGCGCTCAACTACGCGTGCCACCTCTCCGGCGTCGCCACGGCGACGGCCGCGTGGGTGGCGGCCCTCGAGGGCACCGACGCCCGGGTGCTCGACACCCGCAAGACGCTGCCGGGCCTGCGGGCGCTGCAGAAGTACGCGGTGCGCTGCGGCGGCGGGGTCAACCACCGGTTCAGCCTCTCCGACGTGGCGATGGTCAAGGACAACCACGTCGTCGCGGCCGGCGGCGTCGTGCCGGCGTTCGAGGCCGTGCGCGCGACGTACCCCGACCTCCACGTCGTCGTCGAGGTGACCGGCCTCGAGCAGCTGCGCGCCCTGCTGGTCGCCGGCTGCACGTGGGTGCTGCTCGACAACATGGACGCCGCGACGATGACCGCGGCCGTCGCCCTCAACGAGGAGCTGACGCAGGGGCGGGCGACGCTGGAGGCGTCGGGCGGCCTCACCATCGAGCGGGCGCGCGAGGTCGCGGCGACGGGGGTCGACTACATCTCGGTCGGCGCGCTGACGCACTCGGTGAAGGTCTTCGACCTCGGCCTCGACCTCCGGGGCTGA
- a CDS encoding type III pantothenate kinase — MGTSPEPAPRSRLLCVDIGNTRTVLGLFDGATPVTDWRVATDERRTADEWAALLGSLVGTRAVGGLAVLEGVAIASTVPGVLHEWREMLQRHLPDVPHVVVGPGIRTGIPVLVDNPREVGADRIVNALAAATHHAEPGRPVVVVGLGTATTVDVVNEKSQYVGGLIAPGIEVSAEALDRRTAQLRRVELARPRSVIARNTVEAIQSGLYFGVVAQVEGLVARVAAEIGRSVDDTTVVATGYLAPMISAECTGIDRHDPWLTLRGLELVFRRNAG; from the coding sequence GTGGGCACGTCGCCGGAGCCGGCCCCGCGGAGCCGCCTACTCTGCGTCGACATCGGCAACACCCGCACGGTGCTCGGCCTCTTCGACGGGGCGACGCCGGTGACGGACTGGCGCGTCGCGACCGACGAGCGCCGCACCGCCGACGAGTGGGCCGCGCTGCTCGGCTCCCTCGTGGGGACCCGCGCCGTCGGCGGCCTCGCGGTGCTGGAGGGCGTCGCGATCGCCTCCACGGTGCCCGGTGTGCTCCACGAGTGGCGCGAGATGCTCCAGCGGCACCTGCCGGACGTCCCCCACGTGGTGGTCGGCCCCGGGATCCGCACCGGCATCCCGGTCCTCGTCGACAACCCGCGCGAGGTCGGGGCCGACCGCATCGTCAACGCGCTCGCCGCGGCCACGCACCACGCGGAGCCCGGTCGGCCGGTCGTCGTCGTCGGCCTCGGCACCGCCACGACGGTGGACGTGGTGAACGAGAAGAGCCAGTACGTCGGCGGGCTCATCGCGCCCGGCATCGAGGTGTCGGCCGAGGCGCTCGACCGGCGCACGGCCCAGCTGCGGCGCGTCGAGCTGGCGCGTCCCCGCTCGGTGATCGCCCGCAACACGGTCGAGGCCATTCAGTCGGGGCTCTACTTCGGCGTGGTCGCCCAGGTCGAGGGCCTCGTGGCGCGGGTGGCGGCCGAGATCGGTCGCTCGGTCGACGACACCACCGTGGTCGCGACCGGATATCTCGCGCCGATGATCAGTGCGGAATGCACGGGAATCGACCGCCACGACCCGTGGCTCACGCTCCGCGGTCTCGAGCTGGTATTCCGTCGCAACGCGGGCTGA